From a single Acidimicrobiales bacterium genomic region:
- a CDS encoding MFS transporter yields the protein MSAGGPPGGDLGLRSWSDRAIVGLALMALASGFGQFGAVAALGDVAAHFGRIVHGRTIADQTGLSLTSLGVGLAVLRLASLGGLPLAGLADRYGRRFMLLVTCTLGLTFTVLASASPGYWWFVVIFALGRPLLSATNAVAQVSAAEETGTWDRARAIALIAAGYGVGSGLTAVIHGLAKSTLGFRGLFALAVIPLLAMLFIRRWLVEPGRFAIAAAAVEHPVPVFGAVAPAYRWRLLTVASLAFAVAVVTGPATGFVFLYAQNVLKMSGDQTAAMVAAAAAFGLTGLLLGRFLADRVGRRPTGALAMLAMALTGMLAYSGSRLALLVGYELAVLAAATFAPAAGALANELFPTSVRASVAGWNVAASVAGAVTGLVTFGTVGQIGNQFGLAAAVTFLPVVLATALFALLPETMGREPEDLWPGTA from the coding sequence GTGAGCGCCGGCGGTCCGCCGGGCGGGGACCTCGGGCTCCGTTCGTGGTCCGATCGCGCCATCGTGGGACTGGCGCTCATGGCGCTCGCCTCGGGATTCGGGCAGTTCGGCGCGGTGGCGGCACTGGGCGACGTGGCCGCGCACTTCGGCCGCATCGTCCACGGCAGGACGATCGCCGACCAGACCGGGCTGTCGCTCACGTCCCTCGGGGTGGGGCTCGCCGTCCTGCGACTGGCCTCGCTCGGTGGCCTCCCCCTCGCCGGCCTCGCCGACCGCTACGGGCGCCGGTTCATGCTCCTGGTGACCTGCACCCTGGGGCTCACCTTCACCGTCCTGGCGTCGGCCTCGCCCGGCTACTGGTGGTTCGTGGTCATCTTCGCGCTCGGCCGCCCGCTGCTGAGTGCCACCAACGCCGTCGCCCAGGTCAGCGCGGCCGAGGAAACCGGCACCTGGGACCGCGCCCGGGCCATCGCCCTCATCGCCGCCGGCTACGGCGTGGGCTCGGGCCTGACGGCGGTGATCCACGGCCTCGCCAAGTCGACCCTCGGGTTCCGGGGGCTCTTCGCCCTGGCCGTCATCCCGCTCCTGGCCATGCTCTTCATCCGGCGGTGGCTCGTCGAGCCCGGTCGCTTCGCCATCGCGGCCGCGGCGGTCGAACACCCCGTGCCGGTGTTCGGCGCGGTGGCACCCGCCTACCGCTGGCGCCTGCTCACGGTGGCGTCGCTGGCGTTCGCCGTCGCCGTGGTGACCGGCCCCGCCACGGGCTTCGTCTTCCTGTACGCGCAGAACGTCCTGAAGATGTCCGGCGACCAGACCGCCGCCATGGTGGCCGCGGCGGCGGCCTTCGGGTTGACGGGGCTGTTGCTCGGCCGGTTCCTGGCGGACCGGGTGGGGCGCCGTCCCACGGGCGCCCTCGCCATGCTGGCCATGGCCCTCACCGGCATGCTGGCCTACAGCGGGTCGCGCCTGGCGCTGCTCGTCGGCTACGAGCTGGCGGTGCTGGCGGCGGCGACCTTCGCCCCGGCGGCCGGCGCGCTCGCCAACGAGCTCTTCCCGACCTCGGTCCGGGCCTCGGTGGCGGGCTGGAACGTGGCCGCCAGCGTCGCCGGCGCCGTGACCGGCCTCGTCACCTTCGGGACCGTCGGCCAGATCGGGAACCAATTCGGGTTGGCCGCCGCCGTCACGTTCCTTCCCGTGGTGCTCGCCACCGCGTTGTTCGCGCTCCTCCCCGAGACCATGGGCCGCGAGCCCGAGGACCTGTGGCCCGGCACGGCGTAG
- a CDS encoding nicotinate phosphoribosyltransferase → MSGGLRTDLYELNMAASYLRHAMNDTATFSLFVRALPPERGFLVAAGLGACLDWLEQFRFDAEELEYLATVGFDDASLEAFSTLRFTGDVWAVPEGRIVFAQEPLLEVTAPVAEAQLAETVLLNQITFQTTLASKAARCRLAAADRLDLVEFGLRRTQGIEAGMAAARVAAMVGFVATSNVEAARRYGLRPSGTMAHSFVEAFPTEIDAFRTYARDHPRGVTLLVDTYDTSTGMANAITVITELGLGEDAAVRLDSGDLGALAHQARRMLDAAGLPRVRILVSGGLDEHDLARLVADGAPVDAAGVGTRLGVSADAPFLDSAYKLVSFAGRPVMKLSPGKVSLPGAKQVFRGPSMRDTIGLRDEEPPVGTRPLLEPVMHGGRRVDPVVATVPAGGPVADITAARARFEADLADLPPGARALDAPQAVVPGSTAALRSTAERAEAAARRSGGVPPS, encoded by the coding sequence ATGAGCGGCGGGCTGCGGACCGATCTCTACGAGCTGAACATGGCGGCGAGCTACCTGCGCCACGCCATGAACGACACCGCCACGTTCAGCCTCTTCGTCCGGGCGCTCCCGCCCGAGCGGGGCTTCCTGGTGGCGGCGGGGCTCGGTGCCTGTCTCGACTGGCTCGAGCAGTTCCGCTTCGACGCCGAAGAGCTCGAGTACCTGGCCACGGTGGGCTTCGACGACGCCAGCCTCGAGGCCTTCTCGACGCTGCGCTTCACCGGTGACGTGTGGGCGGTCCCCGAGGGCCGCATCGTGTTCGCCCAGGAGCCCCTGCTCGAGGTCACCGCGCCTGTCGCCGAGGCACAGCTGGCCGAGACGGTCCTGCTCAACCAGATCACCTTCCAGACCACGCTGGCCTCGAAGGCGGCGCGCTGCCGCCTGGCCGCCGCCGACCGCCTCGATCTCGTGGAGTTCGGGCTGCGGCGGACCCAGGGGATCGAGGCCGGCATGGCGGCGGCACGCGTGGCGGCCATGGTGGGGTTCGTCGCCACCAGCAACGTGGAGGCGGCCCGGCGCTACGGGCTGCGCCCGTCGGGGACCATGGCCCACTCCTTCGTCGAGGCGTTCCCGACCGAGATCGACGCCTTCCGCACCTACGCCCGCGACCATCCCCGGGGGGTGACGCTCCTCGTCGACACCTACGACACCTCGACGGGCATGGCCAACGCCATCACCGTGATCACCGAGCTCGGCCTGGGCGAGGACGCCGCTGTGCGGCTCGACAGCGGCGACCTCGGCGCACTGGCCCACCAGGCCCGTCGCATGCTCGACGCCGCCGGGCTTCCCCGGGTCCGCATCCTCGTCTCCGGAGGCCTCGACGAGCACGACCTGGCCCGGCTGGTGGCCGACGGCGCCCCGGTGGACGCGGCGGGCGTCGGGACGCGCCTCGGGGTGTCCGCGGACGCCCCCTTCCTCGACAGCGCCTACAAGCTCGTCTCGTTCGCCGGCCGCCCGGTGATGAAGCTGTCACCGGGGAAGGTGTCGCTCCCCGGTGCGAAACAGGTATTCCGGGGCCCTTCGATGCGCGACACGATCGGCCTCCGTGACGAGGAACCGCCCGTCGGGACACGCCCGCTGCTCGAGCCGGTCATGCACGGCGGCCGGCGCGTCGACCCGGTGGTGGCGACCGTCCCCGCGGGCGGCCCGGTGGCCGACATCACGGCCGCCCGGGCGCGCTTCGAAGCCGACCTCGCCGACCTCCCGCCGGGGGCACGCGCCCTGGACGCACCGCAGGCCGTCGTCCCCGGATCGACAGCCGCCCTGCGGAGCACGGCCGAACGGGCGGAAGCCGCCGCACGTCGATCAGGTGGTGTGCCGCCATCGTGA
- a CDS encoding alpha-(1->3)-arabinofuranosyltransferase family protein has protein sequence MATWSGHLVLAAVAYVPLLRTAPGQVGADTKLYLYLHPARFMSQVASMWDPDVAMGSVTHQYIGYLLPMGPYYASMQGLGVPTWVAQRLWTGSLLFLAGAGVLFLLRTLSPVTTTPGAGSLDMGTLGGVGAMVAAFAYMLSPYVLQNEARASVLLLPWVGLPWMIGLVARALRHGGWRHPALFAVVVALVGSTNAASLVLVGVGPVLWVLWELVARRVDWRRALATTLEIGVLSAAVSLWWATGLAVEGTYGMDILRYTETIPTVARTSLASETLRGLGYWFFYGVDKVGLYLPMAGPYMTSVWLLAVSFAVPAAAFLAAFVTRWRERAFFVTLIVVGTIMSVGAHPLSDPSPLGRLIKAGATGSTVGLALRSTNRATPLVVLGVAVLLGAGVAALARRWRIAGVVAAAAATGLVAADLPALWTGQFVAANLSRPEHIPSYLTQAADYLDNQPGAHQTRVLTEPGIDFAVYNWGTTLEPVLPGLMTRPEVDRGLVPYGSPGSADLLGAVDEGVQAGTFDPSALAPMLRLMSAGDLVLESDFQYEHYDTPRPQALWQKLDPPPPGLGAPIGFGSPRVTAASPRKYPEIDETALGLPHDAAYPAPVVAFPVANARPILRTEGATTPMLVDGDGTGLVAAAGAGLLDGQATVFYSPSFASQPAELQRQVARGADLVVTDTNRRQAEQFGTVRENVGYTEMAGEKALVPDSRDARLPLFPAAAGDTSRTVAVQLGVKSVQASGYGNPITYVPEDRPDQAMDGNLRTVWTVGAFDDPVGQFLRITLDHPLTTDHVNLVQPLYGPRDRWITRATLRFDGGRPITVDLDGTSRTSAGQTVSFSTRTFTTLQITIDRTNTSGQRSTDGMSGVGFAEVRLGGQQVDEVLRMPQDLLTAAGASSASHRLTLVMTRQTAAPVPPRTDPEIDIARFFTLPTARSFSVSGTAELSPLVPDDDIDRLLGTTVPGVEAAYSSGRLPGALQDRASSTLDGDQATVWSPGLGPQAGNWLEYDLARPLTFDHLSMSVVADGRHSVPTSVTVSAGGQSRTVPVPALSDSTQPWATQTVTLTFPALTGTDVRLTFGTVRQVTDLDYYSDTQVGLPLGIAEVTIPGMPRAVAAPAALPGTCRSDLLTVDGVPVPVSITGTTAAAEALDAVGVHGCGSATDGITLGAGPHELQTQPGFPPGVDVNIDSLVLDSGPGGSALATGATGRAQPVESGPAPTLTVVHSSATAAKVVVHHPTRPFWMVLGESTNAGWHAITGTGADLGPPQLVDGYANGWLVTPATAGHDMVIMLQWTPQRLVSASLVVSGVSLALCLALGCLPRRWRARLRRLARSVRARPRRRARPEEPGVAVPIGPAGAYRRASAPGTVSARLHGAPPGASDTAAERSPLLGSPLRSSGARPGWVGLVVVPVVAGGVTAAVVTPGAGLPVAAAAFLAAATGYGRVVLAVGSVGLLVAVDRMVTSAQRTFHYAADFGWPNHVETASTLAWIAVAVLGADALVQEVRDRRARGAPRSGRRTSPNHPARGRHIRRPE, from the coding sequence GTGGCTACCTGGTCCGGGCACCTCGTGCTGGCCGCGGTGGCGTACGTCCCGCTCCTGCGTACCGCACCGGGGCAGGTGGGCGCGGACACGAAGCTCTACCTCTACCTCCACCCGGCGCGGTTCATGTCGCAGGTGGCGTCCATGTGGGACCCCGACGTCGCCATGGGGTCGGTCACGCACCAATACATCGGCTACCTCCTCCCCATGGGCCCCTACTACGCGTCGATGCAGGGCCTCGGGGTGCCCACGTGGGTGGCCCAGCGCCTGTGGACGGGCAGCCTGCTCTTCCTGGCCGGCGCGGGCGTGCTGTTCCTCCTGCGCACCCTGTCGCCGGTGACCACCACGCCGGGGGCCGGGTCGCTCGACATGGGCACGCTGGGCGGCGTGGGCGCCATGGTGGCGGCCTTCGCCTACATGCTCTCGCCCTACGTGCTGCAGAACGAGGCCCGGGCGTCGGTGTTGCTGCTGCCGTGGGTGGGGCTCCCGTGGATGATCGGGCTCGTGGCCCGGGCCCTGCGCCACGGCGGGTGGCGGCATCCCGCGCTCTTCGCCGTGGTGGTGGCGCTGGTCGGGAGCACGAACGCCGCCTCCCTGGTGCTGGTGGGCGTGGGGCCCGTGCTGTGGGTGCTGTGGGAGCTCGTCGCCCGCCGCGTGGACTGGCGCCGGGCGCTGGCGACCACGCTCGAGATCGGGGTGCTCAGCGCGGCGGTGTCACTGTGGTGGGCGACGGGGCTCGCCGTCGAGGGCACCTACGGCATGGACATCTTGCGCTACACCGAGACGATCCCCACCGTGGCGCGCACGAGCCTGGCGTCGGAGACGCTGCGGGGCCTCGGCTACTGGTTCTTCTACGGCGTCGACAAGGTGGGTCTGTACCTGCCGATGGCGGGTCCCTACATGACGTCGGTGTGGCTCCTGGCGGTGAGCTTCGCCGTCCCGGCCGCGGCGTTCCTGGCCGCGTTCGTGACCCGGTGGCGCGAGCGGGCGTTCTTCGTGACCCTGATCGTGGTGGGCACGATCATGTCCGTCGGCGCGCACCCGCTGTCGGACCCCTCGCCGCTGGGTCGCCTGATCAAGGCGGGGGCCACCGGCTCGACGGTGGGTCTGGCCCTGCGCAGCACCAACCGTGCCACGCCGCTCGTCGTCCTCGGGGTGGCCGTGCTCCTCGGGGCGGGCGTCGCCGCCCTCGCCCGCCGGTGGAGGATCGCGGGGGTGGTGGCGGCCGCCGCGGCGACCGGCCTCGTGGCCGCTGACCTTCCCGCGCTGTGGACGGGGCAATTCGTCGCCGCCAACCTGAGCAGGCCCGAACACATCCCCTCGTACCTGACGCAGGCGGCCGACTACCTCGACAACCAGCCCGGGGCCCACCAGACCCGCGTCCTGACCGAGCCCGGCATCGACTTCGCCGTCTACAACTGGGGCACCACGCTCGAGCCGGTGCTGCCCGGCCTCATGACCCGCCCCGAGGTGGACCGGGGCCTCGTGCCCTACGGCTCGCCGGGGTCGGCCGACCTGCTGGGAGCGGTCGACGAGGGCGTCCAGGCCGGCACCTTCGACCCCTCGGCACTCGCTCCCATGCTCCGCCTGATGAGCGCCGGCGATCTCGTGCTCGAGTCCGACTTTCAGTACGAGCACTACGACACGCCCCGCCCCCAGGCCCTGTGGCAGAAGCTCGACCCTCCGCCGCCCGGGCTGGGCGCCCCCATCGGGTTCGGCAGCCCCAGGGTCACGGCGGCCTCGCCGAGGAAGTACCCGGAGATCGACGAGACGGCGCTGGGCCTCCCCCACGACGCCGCCTATCCGGCACCGGTGGTGGCCTTCCCCGTGGCGAACGCCCGCCCCATCCTGCGGACCGAGGGCGCCACCACCCCGATGCTCGTCGACGGTGACGGCACCGGACTGGTGGCGGCCGCCGGCGCCGGCCTGCTCGACGGGCAGGCGACCGTCTTCTATTCGCCGTCGTTCGCATCGCAGCCGGCCGAGCTGCAGCGCCAGGTGGCCCGGGGTGCCGACCTGGTGGTCACCGACACCAACCGGCGCCAGGCCGAGCAGTTCGGCACCGTGCGCGAGAACGTCGGGTACACCGAGATGGCCGGCGAGAAGGCACTCGTCCCCGACAGCCGCGACGCCCGGCTGCCGCTGTTCCCCGCGGCCGCCGGGGACACGAGCAGGACGGTGGCCGTGCAGCTCGGGGTGAAGAGCGTGCAGGCGAGCGGCTACGGCAACCCCATCACCTACGTGCCCGAGGACCGGCCCGACCAGGCGATGGACGGCAACCTCCGCACGGTGTGGACGGTGGGCGCCTTCGACGACCCGGTGGGCCAGTTCCTGCGGATCACGCTCGACCACCCCCTCACCACCGACCACGTCAACCTCGTGCAGCCGCTCTATGGACCACGTGACCGGTGGATCACCCGCGCCACCTTGCGCTTCGACGGCGGCCGGCCGATCACGGTCGACCTCGACGGCACGTCGCGGACCTCGGCGGGGCAGACCGTGTCCTTTTCCACGCGGACGTTCACCACGCTGCAGATCACCATCGACAGGACGAACACGAGCGGCCAGCGCTCGACCGACGGGATGTCGGGCGTGGGCTTCGCCGAGGTCCGTCTCGGCGGCCAACAGGTCGACGAGGTGCTCCGCATGCCGCAGGACCTGTTGACGGCGGCCGGCGCGTCCTCCGCGTCGCACCGCCTGACCCTCGTGATGACACGCCAGACCGCGGCCCCCGTCCCGCCGCGCACCGACCCTGAGATCGACATCGCCCGCTTCTTCACGCTGCCCACAGCGCGGTCGTTCTCGGTGAGCGGCACCGCCGAGCTGTCGCCGCTGGTCCCCGACGACGACATCGACCGGCTGCTCGGGACGACCGTCCCCGGTGTCGAGGCGGCGTACTCGTCGGGCCGGCTCCCCGGCGCGTTGCAGGACCGGGCGTCGTCGACGCTCGACGGCGACCAGGCCACGGTGTGGAGCCCCGGGCTGGGGCCGCAGGCCGGCAACTGGCTCGAGTACGACCTGGCGCGCCCGCTCACGTTCGACCACCTGTCGATGTCCGTCGTCGCCGACGGCCGGCATTCGGTGCCGACGTCGGTGACCGTCAGCGCGGGGGGCCAGAGCCGGACGGTCCCCGTGCCGGCCCTGTCCGACAGCACGCAGCCGTGGGCGACGCAGACGGTCACGCTGACGTTCCCCGCGCTGACCGGCACCGACGTGCGGCTCACCTTCGGCACGGTGCGGCAGGTGACCGATCTCGACTACTACTCCGACACGCAGGTGGGCCTGCCTCTCGGCATCGCCGAGGTGACCATCCCCGGCATGCCCCGGGCCGTCGCCGCCCCCGCCGCGCTGCCCGGGACGTGCCGGAGCGACCTGCTCACCGTGGACGGCGTGCCGGTGCCGGTGAGCATCACGGGCACGACGGCGGCCGCCGAGGCCCTCGACGCCGTCGGGGTGCACGGCTGTGGCAGCGCCACCGACGGCATCACCCTCGGCGCCGGCCCGCACGAGCTGCAGACCCAACCGGGGTTCCCGCCGGGCGTCGACGTGAACATCGACAGCCTCGTGCTCGACTCGGGCCCGGGCGGGTCCGCGCTGGCGACCGGGGCGACGGGGCGGGCGCAGCCCGTCGAGTCGGGGCCGGCGCCGACGCTCACGGTCGTGCACTCCTCGGCGACGGCGGCGAAGGTCGTGGTCCACCATCCGACGCGGCCGTTCTGGATGGTGCTCGGTGAGAGCACCAACGCCGGGTGGCACGCCATCACCGGCACCGGCGCGGACCTGGGCCCGCCGCAGCTCGTCGACGGCTACGCCAACGGGTGGTTGGTGACCCCCGCCACCGCGGGCCACGACATGGTCATCATGCTGCAGTGGACGCCGCAGCGGCTGGTGTCGGCGTCGTTGGTGGTATCCGGGGTGTCGCTGGCGCTGTGCCTTGCCCTGGGCTGCCTGCCGCGGCGATGGCGGGCGAGGCTGCGTCGGCTCGCCCGGTCGGTGCGGGCGAGGCCGCGCCGCCGTGCGCGGCCGGAGGAGCCGGGCGTCGCCGTGCCCATCGGCCCCGCCGGAGCCTACCGTCGGGCCTCGGCGCCGGGCACCGTCTCGGCACGACTCCACGGCGCGCCACCGGGGGCGTCCGACACGGCCGCCGAGCGCTCCCCCCTGCTCGGCTCGCCGTTGCGATCGTCGGGGGCGCGGCCGGGGTGGGTGGGCCTGGTCGTCGTGCCCGTCGTGGCCGGGGGGGTCACCGCCGCCGTCGTCACCCCGGGCGCCGGTCTCCCGGTGGCCGCGGCCGCCTTCCTGGCCGCCGCCACCGGCTACGGGAGGGTCGTGCTCGCCGTCGGGTCGGTGGGACTGCTCGTCGCCGTGGACCGCATGGTGACCAGTGCCCAGCGCACGTTCCACTACGCCGCCGACTTCGGGTGGCCCAACCATGTCGAGACGGCGAGCACGCTGGCGTGGATCGCCGTGGCGGTGCTCGGCGCCGACGCACTGGTGCAGGAGGTCCGTGACCGTCGCGCCCGCGGCGCGCCCCGGTCGGGACGGCGGACGAGCCCCAACCACCCTGCACGGGGCA
- a CDS encoding nitroreductase family protein, translating to MDISDALRTTGAVRSFTSDPVGDDVAYRLLDTARFAPSGGNRQAWRVVVVRDPARKAALRDLYLPGWYEYLAQGAAGLVPWAPVTDGEAERRALAEAPAVAAAAAAGPGGFAEHLDQVPLLLLVLADLRKLATVDRGFDRYTLVGGASVYPFVWSLLLAARGEGLAGVMTTMVVRREPEVRTLFAVPGHMAVAALVALGRPVHQPRRLTRQAVEEFATVDRFDGPALRGPA from the coding sequence GTGGACATCTCCGACGCCCTGCGCACCACGGGGGCGGTGCGCTCCTTCACCTCCGACCCGGTCGGTGACGACGTTGCCTACCGCCTCCTCGACACCGCCCGTTTCGCGCCCAGCGGGGGCAACCGCCAGGCGTGGCGGGTGGTGGTCGTGCGCGATCCGGCGCGCAAGGCGGCGCTGCGCGACCTCTACCTGCCGGGCTGGTACGAGTACCTGGCGCAGGGGGCGGCCGGTCTCGTGCCGTGGGCCCCGGTCACCGACGGGGAGGCCGAGCGGCGCGCCCTCGCCGAGGCCCCGGCCGTGGCGGCCGCGGCGGCGGCGGGGCCGGGGGGATTCGCCGAGCATCTCGACCAGGTGCCGCTCCTGCTGCTCGTCCTCGCCGACCTGCGCAAGCTGGCCACCGTCGACCGGGGCTTCGACCGCTACACGCTCGTGGGGGGGGCGTCGGTCTACCCCTTCGTGTGGAGCCTGCTCCTGGCGGCGCGCGGCGAGGGTCTCGCCGGGGTCATGACGACGATGGTGGTGCGGCGCGAGCCCGAGGTGCGCACCCTGTTCGCCGTGCCCGGGCACATGGCGGTGGCGGCCCTGGTGGCCCTGGGCCGGCCCGTCCACCAGCCGCGCCGCCTGACGCGCCAGGCCGTCGAGGAATTCGCCACCGTCGACCGGTTCGACGGGCCCGCGCTGCGCGGGCCGGCCTGA